Proteins from a single region of Pseudomonas sp. 10S4:
- a CDS encoding transporter substrate-binding domain-containing protein produces MKTGWLTLSVLALLCCTTGANAKEWKELRFGVNPSYPPFESTTADGGVQGFGVDLGNAICAELKLTCVWVSNDFDGLIPALKAGKFDAIESSMTVTEARKKQIDFTDRLYAGPTAIVTRKDSGLLPTAESLHGKTIGYMQGTIQETYARAKLAPGGVKLRAYQNQDQVYADLVFGRLDASIQDKMQAQMSFLNSPQGADFKNSEGISDPLVPSDIAIGIRKDNEELKGMLNAAIKALHEKGIYAQIQQKHFGDLDLYNN; encoded by the coding sequence ATGAAAACTGGATGGCTGACCTTATCGGTATTGGCTTTGCTGTGCTGCACCACCGGCGCCAACGCCAAAGAATGGAAAGAGCTGCGCTTCGGCGTCAACCCAAGCTACCCACCGTTTGAATCGACCACCGCTGATGGCGGCGTGCAAGGCTTTGGCGTGGATCTGGGCAATGCAATCTGCGCCGAACTTAAGTTGACCTGCGTCTGGGTCAGCAATGACTTCGACGGGCTGATCCCGGCACTGAAGGCCGGCAAGTTCGACGCCATCGAATCGTCAATGACCGTCACCGAAGCGCGCAAGAAACAGATCGACTTCACCGATCGTCTGTACGCCGGCCCGACCGCCATCGTCACCCGCAAGGATTCCGGCTTGCTGCCGACCGCCGAGTCGCTGCACGGCAAAACCATTGGTTACATGCAAGGCACCATCCAGGAAACCTACGCCCGAGCCAAACTGGCGCCTGGCGGCGTGAAACTGCGCGCTTATCAGAATCAGGATCAGGTCTACGCCGACCTGGTGTTCGGGCGCCTAGACGCGTCGATCCAGGACAAGATGCAAGCGCAAATGAGCTTCCTGAATTCACCTCAAGGCGCTGACTTCAAGAACAGTGAAGGCATCAGCGATCCGCTGGTGCCGTCGGACATCGCCATTGGCATCCGCAAGGACAACGAAGAACTCAAAGGCATGCTCAATGCCGCCATCAAGGCCCTGCACGAAAAGGGCATCTACGCACAGATCCAGCAGAAGCACTTCGGCGATCTGGACCTCTACAACAACTGA
- a CDS encoding ABC transporter permease, which produces MNSFLNLIGLDVSALQGYGPLLLHGTWVTLKLSALSLLVSMALGLLGAAAKLSPLKLLNLPATFYTTLIRGVPDLVLMLLIFYSLQGWLSSLTEAMGWPYMEIDPFVAGIVTLGFIYGAYFTETFRGAILSVPRGQQEAAACFGLNRWQRFRFVVFPQMMRFALPSLGNNWLVLLKATALVSIIGLSDLVKVAQEAGKSTFNMLDFLLLAAALYLLITSASNYVLRVLERRYNQGVRGMAR; this is translated from the coding sequence GTGAATTCCTTCCTGAATCTGATCGGGCTCGATGTTTCGGCCCTGCAAGGCTATGGCCCATTGTTGCTGCACGGCACCTGGGTCACCCTGAAATTATCGGCGCTGTCGCTGTTGGTGAGCATGGCGCTGGGCCTGCTCGGCGCGGCGGCCAAGCTGTCGCCGCTCAAGCTGTTGAACCTGCCGGCGACGTTCTACACGACGCTGATCCGTGGCGTGCCTGACCTGGTACTGATGCTGTTGATTTTCTACAGCCTGCAAGGCTGGCTGAGCAGCCTGACCGAAGCGATGGGCTGGCCGTACATGGAAATCGACCCGTTCGTGGCCGGGATCGTCACCCTCGGTTTTATCTACGGCGCGTATTTTACCGAGACCTTTCGCGGCGCAATCCTCAGCGTGCCTCGTGGCCAGCAGGAGGCTGCGGCGTGTTTCGGTTTGAACCGCTGGCAGCGTTTCCGCTTTGTGGTGTTCCCGCAAATGATGCGGTTCGCCTTGCCGAGCCTGGGCAACAACTGGCTGGTACTGCTCAAAGCCACCGCGCTGGTGTCTATCATCGGTTTGTCGGACCTGGTCAAAGTCGCCCAAGAGGCGGGCAAGAGCACCTTCAACATGCTCGATTTCCTGCTGCTGGCGGCGGCGCTGTACTTGCTGATCACCAGCGCCTCGAACTATGTCCTGCGGGTGCTGGAGCGCCGCTATAACCAAGGCGTGCGGGGGATGGCGCGATGA
- a CDS encoding ABC transporter permease: MIELIAEYWKPFLFSDGYSLTGLAMTLWLLVASIVMGFFLSLPLAILRTSRWGLLRWPVQLFTYVFRGTPLYIQLLICYSGIYGIAVVRSQPLLEAFFRDAMNCTLLAFTLNTCAYTVEIFAGAIRSIPYGEIEAAHAYGLSGWRLYLRLILPSALRRALPYYSNEVILMLHATSVAFTATIPDILKIARDANAATFMTFQAFGIAGLLYLAMSFGLVGAFRLAEKRWLNFLGPAH, encoded by the coding sequence ATGATCGAATTGATTGCCGAATACTGGAAACCCTTCCTGTTCAGCGATGGCTACAGCCTGACCGGGTTGGCCATGACCTTGTGGTTGCTGGTGGCGAGCATCGTGATGGGGTTCTTCCTGTCGTTGCCGCTGGCGATTCTGCGCACCTCGCGCTGGGGCCTGTTGCGCTGGCCGGTTCAACTGTTCACTTACGTGTTTCGCGGCACGCCGCTGTATATCCAGTTGCTGATTTGCTACAGCGGGATCTACGGCATCGCGGTGGTGCGTTCGCAACCGTTGCTCGAAGCGTTTTTCCGCGACGCGATGAATTGCACTTTGCTGGCGTTCACCCTCAACACCTGCGCCTACACCGTGGAGATTTTCGCCGGGGCGATCCGCAGCATTCCCTACGGTGAAATCGAGGCCGCCCACGCCTATGGCTTGAGTGGCTGGCGCTTGTATCTGCGGCTGATCCTGCCCTCGGCGTTGCGTCGGGCGCTGCCGTATTACAGCAACGAAGTGATCCTGATGTTGCACGCTACGTCGGTGGCGTTCACCGCGACCATCCCGGACATCCTCAAAATCGCTCGGGATGCAAATGCCGCGACCTTCATGACCTTTCAGGCATTCGGCATCGCCGGGTTGCTGTACCTCGCGATGTCGTTCGGCCTGGTCGGGGCGTTTCGCCTGGCGGAAAAGCGCTGGCTGAACTTCCTCGGTCCCGCTCACTAA
- a CDS encoding ABC transporter ATP-binding protein — protein MNKLTVENLFKRFGDNEVLKGVSLKAKAGDVVSMIGASGSGKSTMLRCINFLERADEGAIELDGERIVTRPGIGGMRVANPAQLQRLRTRLAMVFQHFNLWSHLTVLENIILAPCRVLGISRKAAEESARAYLDKVGLPQRVADQYPAFLSGGQQQRVAIARALAVEPEILLFDEPTSALDPELVGEVLKVIQALAEEGRTMLMVTHEMGFARQVSTQVLFLHQGRVEEQGDATILDQPSSERLQQFLSGRLK, from the coding sequence ATGAACAAATTGACGGTCGAAAACCTGTTTAAACGCTTCGGTGACAATGAAGTGCTCAAGGGCGTCTCGTTGAAGGCCAAGGCAGGGGACGTGGTGAGCATGATCGGCGCCAGCGGTTCGGGCAAAAGCACCATGCTGCGCTGCATCAACTTTCTGGAGCGGGCGGACGAAGGCGCCATCGAACTCGACGGCGAACGCATCGTTACTCGCCCCGGCATCGGTGGCATGCGCGTCGCCAATCCGGCACAGTTGCAGCGCTTGCGCACGCGTCTGGCCATGGTGTTCCAGCATTTCAATTTGTGGAGCCACCTGACCGTGCTGGAGAACATCATCCTGGCGCCGTGCCGGGTGCTCGGGATCAGCCGCAAAGCCGCCGAAGAAAGTGCCCGGGCCTATCTGGACAAGGTTGGCTTGCCGCAACGAGTCGCCGATCAATACCCGGCGTTTCTCTCCGGCGGCCAGCAGCAACGGGTGGCGATTGCCCGCGCGCTGGCGGTGGAACCGGAGATTCTATTGTTCGACGAGCCGACCTCGGCACTCGACCCGGAACTGGTGGGCGAAGTGCTCAAGGTGATTCAGGCGCTGGCCGAAGAAGGCCGGACGATGTTGATGGTGACCCACGAAATGGGCTTTGCCCGGCAGGTGTCCACCCAAGTGTTGTTCTTGCACCAGGGACGGGTTGAAGAGCAGGGTGATGCGACTATCCTCGATCAACCCAGCAGCGAACGTTTACAGCAATTTTTATCAGGCCGTTTGAAGTGA
- a CDS encoding Lrp/AsnC family transcriptional regulator: MADIRDLSIVLDRIDQAIIEVLRHEGRITYQKLSERVHLTPRPCLERVRKLEQLGVIRGYGAILDEKKLTPGLSLLVLVALSNQSGRAAQKAFEAKVRACPQVLECRLISGAFDYSLRMRCRDMEHYRVLTEVWFDDPDLHIDKLVSHPELAMVKTTME, from the coding sequence ATGGCGGATATCCGCGATCTGTCGATCGTGCTTGATCGTATCGATCAAGCCATTATCGAAGTGCTGCGCCACGAAGGGCGCATCACCTATCAAAAGCTTTCCGAGCGCGTGCACCTGACCCCCAGGCCTTGCCTGGAACGGGTGCGCAAACTTGAACAGCTCGGGGTTATTCGCGGGTACGGGGCGATTCTCGACGAAAAGAAGCTGACACCGGGGCTGTCGCTGCTGGTGTTGGTGGCGTTGTCGAACCAGAGCGGGCGGGCAGCGCAAAAGGCTTTTGAAGCCAAGGTTCGTGCGTGTCCGCAAGTGCTGGAGTGTCGGTTGATCAGCGGCGCGTTTGATTACAGCCTGCGCATGCGCTGCCGGGACATGGAGCATTACCGGGTGCTGACCGAGGTCTGGTTTGATGATCCGGATCTGCACATCGACAAGTTGGTGAGCCATCCGGAATTGGCGATGGTCAAGACCACGATGGAGTAA
- the ctlX gene encoding citrulline utilization hydrolase CtlX, giving the protein MQTTNTVLMIRPTRFSFNQDTAANNRFQRPAAVAEDVQLKALQEFDGYVAALRGHGVEVLVHNDAEAPHTPDSIFPNNWWSSHPDGTLVLYPMQGHNRRLERDKGVLDWLRDEYRVEQLLDLSSLEQQEVFLEGTGSMVLDRQQRICYAGYSTRTHAKALDQVVSHLGYELCAFNAMDRQGVAIYHTNVMMSVGTRLAIACLASVTNPGERLALRKRLEDSGKQVIALDWAQLESFAGNMLEVHNAAGEPVLVMSRTAWQSLDSAQQRLIETHTTPLPVNIDTIERIGGGSARCMLAEVFLPKQRALKEHQR; this is encoded by the coding sequence ATGCAAACCACCAATACCGTTTTGATGATTCGCCCGACACGTTTCTCCTTCAATCAGGACACGGCGGCGAACAACCGTTTCCAGCGCCCGGCGGCAGTGGCCGAAGACGTCCAGCTCAAGGCCCTGCAAGAATTCGATGGCTATGTCGCCGCACTGCGCGGGCACGGCGTTGAAGTGTTGGTGCACAACGACGCCGAAGCGCCGCACACCCCGGATTCGATCTTCCCCAACAATTGGTGGAGCAGCCACCCCGACGGCACGCTGGTGCTGTACCCGATGCAGGGCCACAACCGGCGGCTGGAGCGGGACAAAGGTGTGCTCGACTGGTTGCGGGATGAGTACCGGGTGGAACAGCTCCTCGACTTGTCCAGCCTTGAACAGCAGGAAGTGTTCCTCGAAGGCACCGGCAGCATGGTGCTGGATCGTCAGCAACGGATTTGCTACGCCGGTTACTCCACCCGCACCCACGCCAAAGCGTTGGATCAGGTAGTCAGTCATCTGGGTTACGAGCTGTGCGCGTTCAACGCGATGGACCGTCAGGGCGTCGCGATTTACCACACCAACGTGATGATGAGCGTCGGCACACGCCTGGCCATCGCCTGCCTGGCGTCGGTCACCAATCCCGGCGAACGCCTGGCCCTGCGTAAACGTCTGGAAGACAGCGGCAAGCAAGTCATCGCTCTCGATTGGGCGCAGCTGGAATCCTTCGCCGGCAACATGCTGGAAGTCCACAACGCGGCGGGCGAGCCGGTGCTGGTGATGTCGCGCACCGCCTGGCAGTCGCTGGATAGCGCTCAACAGCGTTTGATCGAAACCCACACCACGCCGCTACCGGTAAACATCGACACCATCGAACGCATCGGTGGCGGCAGTGCGCGCTGCATGTTGGCCGAGGTTTTCCTGCCCAAACAACGAGCACTCAAGGAGCACCAGCGATGA
- a CDS encoding HPP family protein, which produces MLARWLPAAINTRPSEWSRAAIGMSLGTLFSVWLCSQVFGIEVAQHLVGPLGASAVLLFAVSSGALAQPWSILGGYLSAGVISLLVAHVLGRTLGSACLAAGMALMLMCWLRCLHPPAGALALLLVLADPATIALDWKALGPVMLGASAMLLSALAYNNLTLIRYPKRPAEPEPVMPSADSQAITAEDLQRALAEMEAFIDVTPQDLEQLIHASELHAKRRSIGEVLSSRT; this is translated from the coding sequence ATGCTTGCTCGCTGGTTACCCGCCGCCATCAACACCCGCCCCTCGGAATGGAGCCGCGCAGCCATCGGTATGTCCCTGGGCACGCTGTTCAGCGTCTGGCTGTGCAGCCAGGTATTCGGCATTGAAGTGGCGCAGCACTTGGTCGGTCCGTTGGGTGCGTCGGCGGTGTTGTTGTTCGCCGTATCTTCCGGCGCCCTCGCCCAGCCCTGGTCGATTTTGGGTGGTTACTTGAGCGCCGGGGTGATTTCACTGCTGGTCGCTCATGTGCTCGGGCGAACTTTGGGCAGCGCGTGCCTGGCAGCGGGTATGGCGTTGATGTTGATGTGTTGGCTGCGTTGCCTGCATCCCCCGGCCGGAGCGTTGGCGCTGCTGTTGGTGTTGGCCGACCCGGCAACCATCGCCCTGGACTGGAAAGCCCTCGGCCCGGTGATGCTCGGCGCCTCGGCGATGCTGCTCAGCGCGCTGGCGTACAACAACTTGACGCTCATTCGCTATCCCAAACGACCCGCCGAGCCTGAACCGGTCATGCCGTCGGCCGACAGCCAGGCCATCACCGCCGAGGATTTACAACGGGCGTTGGCGGAGATGGAGGCCTTCATCGACGTCACGCCACAAGACCTTGAACAGCTGATCCATGCCAGTGAGCTGCATGCCAAGCGGCGCAGCATTGGTGAAGTGCTCAGCAGCAGAACCTGA
- a CDS encoding MFS transporter: MATYSLVIRRLMICSLTIVVSRAITSPLLTLFLSNKLGLNQQDVGLLLGIAVFIATLLALYGGYIIDRLEKRRLLILAMLSSAIGFVLLTFAQNLYLTTATLVITETASALFLIGSKAILSENLPMGQRAKAFSLRYTLTNIGYATGPMLGVVIAGVYPIAPFLIAGGIAFFSIFLMSGIPKDPAQTTTLGQPQSFLKTLTTLKNDRTLIMFTCGCLFSTVVHGRFTLYLSQYLLVTHDSKRALETMAALLACNAISVILLQYQIGRFLKREQLRYWIAGGTGLFILGLIGFSLADGLVSWCVAMFIFTLGEMIIYPAEFLFVDTLAPEELRGSYYGAQNLAALGGALSPVICGYLLMHTPAPTMFYALCALTAMGGTLCFMAGRRVAILQK, encoded by the coding sequence GTGGCCACTTACTCGCTCGTTATCCGCCGGTTGATGATTTGCTCGCTGACCATCGTCGTCAGCCGCGCCATCACCAGCCCGTTGCTCACACTATTTCTGAGCAACAAACTCGGTCTCAACCAACAGGACGTTGGTCTGCTGCTGGGCATCGCGGTGTTCATCGCCACCCTGCTCGCCCTTTACGGCGGTTACATTATCGACCGTCTGGAAAAGCGTCGGCTGTTGATCCTGGCCATGCTCTCCAGCGCCATCGGCTTCGTGCTGCTGACCTTCGCCCAGAACCTGTACCTGACCACCGCGACCCTGGTGATCACCGAAACCGCCTCCGCATTATTTCTGATCGGCTCAAAAGCGATCCTCAGCGAAAACCTGCCCATGGGCCAACGGGCCAAGGCGTTTTCCCTGCGCTACACCTTGACCAATATCGGCTACGCCACCGGGCCGATGCTCGGTGTGGTGATCGCCGGGGTGTATCCGATTGCACCGTTCCTGATTGCTGGCGGCATCGCGTTCTTCAGTATCTTCTTGATGAGCGGGATTCCGAAAGACCCGGCGCAGACAACTACCCTCGGCCAGCCCCAGAGCTTTCTCAAGACCCTGACCACCCTCAAAAACGACCGCACCTTGATCATGTTCACCTGCGGCTGCCTGTTCAGCACCGTGGTCCATGGCCGTTTCACCTTGTACCTGTCGCAATACCTGCTGGTGACCCATGACTCCAAGCGCGCCCTGGAAACCATGGCCGCCCTGCTCGCCTGCAACGCTATCAGCGTGATCCTGCTGCAATACCAGATCGGCCGCTTCCTCAAACGTGAGCAACTGCGCTACTGGATTGCTGGCGGCACCGGCTTGTTCATTTTGGGTTTGATCGGTTTCAGCCTGGCCGACGGTCTGGTGAGCTGGTGTGTGGCGATGTTCATTTTCACCCTCGGTGAAATGATCATTTACCCGGCGGAATTCCTCTTCGTCGACACCCTGGCCCCGGAAGAACTGCGCGGCAGTTACTACGGCGCGCAAAACCTCGCGGCGTTGGGCGGTGCCTTGAGCCCGGTGATTTGTGGCTACCTGTTAATGCACACCCCGGCGCCGACAATGTTCTACGCCCTCTGCGCATTGACCGCGATGGGCGGAACCCTGTGCTTCATGGCGGGCCGGCGGGTGGCAATACTGCAAAAATAA
- a CDS encoding MmgE/PrpD family protein: MSEQDQEIAAFGSSYSGVLRMEHLAQFCVDTRFEDLPVALVERAKRHILDTFGATLAGAGSEVAKQARAVFEGETGNTPVWGTDWRVGAAQAAMLNGIAAHALELDDTGGCDHSGAVVLPAIMAAVSMSERIVSGREFITAVVIGYEIGRRVLEACGSYSAHNGAGWHSTATCGVFGAAAASARILGLDAAQTLSALGIAGSFSGGLWAFIHDGSQSKKLHSGRAAEGGLLAARFAQCGITGPTKLFEDVWGGFLKTLAGNTAVPEALDADLGRVWKLARCSIKPYAACRGTHSAIDALGLLLAQLQVSADQVEDIQVSLCGFLQDMCGGQEVASLAAAQMSLRYALAARLVLGHCRLEAYDEAQRSDPRMAHWMSRIRLEVDSQLSEDGEPVVSVRTVDGRQASLCVEVPLGAPGNPLSDGALEEKFFSLAERVMSRHQAEELLEQLWRVEELESVCLLDRWLT, encoded by the coding sequence ATGAGCGAGCAAGATCAAGAGATCGCAGCCTTCGGCAGCTCCTACAGTGGGGTGCTTCGAATGGAGCACCTGGCGCAGTTTTGTGTCGATACGCGATTTGAGGATTTGCCGGTGGCGCTGGTGGAGCGAGCCAAGCGGCATATTCTCGATACCTTCGGCGCGACCCTGGCCGGGGCTGGCAGTGAAGTGGCGAAACAGGCACGGGCAGTGTTTGAAGGTGAAACCGGCAACACGCCGGTCTGGGGCACCGATTGGCGGGTCGGTGCTGCGCAGGCGGCGATGCTCAATGGCATCGCCGCCCATGCCCTGGAACTGGACGATACCGGTGGCTGCGATCATTCCGGCGCCGTCGTGCTGCCGGCAATCATGGCAGCAGTGTCGATGTCGGAAAGAATCGTCAGCGGCCGGGAGTTCATCACCGCCGTGGTCATTGGCTATGAAATCGGCCGTCGGGTGCTGGAAGCCTGCGGCAGCTACTCGGCGCATAACGGCGCTGGCTGGCACTCCACAGCAACCTGCGGCGTGTTCGGTGCAGCGGCGGCGAGTGCACGGATTCTCGGCCTCGATGCGGCACAAACCTTGTCAGCACTTGGTATCGCCGGCAGCTTCAGCGGCGGACTTTGGGCGTTCATTCATGACGGCTCGCAAAGCAAAAAACTCCACAGTGGTCGAGCGGCCGAAGGTGGTTTGCTGGCCGCACGCTTTGCCCAGTGCGGCATCACCGGGCCGACGAAGTTGTTTGAAGACGTCTGGGGTGGATTTCTCAAGACGCTAGCGGGTAATACCGCCGTGCCTGAGGCGCTGGACGCTGACTTGGGCCGGGTATGGAAACTCGCCCGCTGCTCGATCAAGCCTTACGCGGCGTGCCGCGGGACGCACTCGGCGATTGATGCGCTGGGGCTGTTGCTGGCGCAGTTGCAGGTCAGCGCTGATCAAGTCGAAGACATTCAGGTGTCGCTGTGCGGGTTTTTGCAGGACATGTGCGGCGGGCAGGAAGTCGCCAGTCTGGCGGCAGCGCAGATGAGTTTGCGGTATGCGCTTGCGGCGCGGCTGGTCCTGGGGCATTGCCGGTTGGAAGCGTATGACGAGGCTCAACGCAGCGACCCACGAATGGCGCACTGGATGTCGCGTATCCGGCTTGAAGTGGACTCGCAACTGTCAGAGGATGGCGAGCCCGTCGTGAGCGTGCGGACCGTGGACGGTCGGCAGGCGAGCCTGTGTGTTGAGGTGCCGTTGGGGGCGCCGGGGAATCCGTTGAGTGATGGGGCGCTGGAGGAGAAGTTTTTCAGTCTGGCTGAGCGAGTGATGTCGCGGCACCAGGCTGAAGAATTGCTTGAGCAGTTGTGGCGGGTTGAAGAGTTGGAATCGGTTTGCCTGCTTGATCGGTGGCTGACATGA
- a CDS encoding polysaccharide deacetylase family protein, with translation MVDSTAWPDGYRCAVVLTVDYNDIHGILTQAPEVAGRDKTLSVWRYGSQRGVDRLLGLFAELGVTSSWCIPGIVAEENPEHIRAIQAGGHEIACAGYRHQNYDNLSLAEQSAEIAKGCEALTTLTGQRPTGFRIPAGNGAPGFIEALRDQGIRWSSSWRGDDLPFSHPTAPEVIELPLHYELEDEPYFAFNLSPAVPPAQSRIASYSHTLGNLQMDFAGFHRFGLCYVLRLHPEIIATPGRIGVLRELLEGIQQHNDVWIATAGEVSKWWADSAAAVAEDHPAAVYERHYRDYGV, from the coding sequence ATGGTTGATTCCACAGCCTGGCCCGACGGCTATCGCTGCGCCGTCGTATTGACCGTCGATTACAACGACATCCACGGCATCCTGACCCAGGCTCCGGAGGTCGCCGGGCGTGACAAGACCCTGTCCGTCTGGCGGTACGGCAGCCAACGCGGCGTCGACCGTTTGCTCGGGTTGTTCGCAGAACTCGGCGTCACCAGTAGCTGGTGCATTCCCGGCATCGTCGCCGAGGAAAACCCCGAGCATATTCGGGCGATCCAGGCCGGTGGACATGAGATTGCCTGTGCCGGGTATCGCCATCAGAACTACGACAATCTTTCCCTGGCCGAGCAAAGCGCCGAGATCGCCAAGGGCTGCGAAGCCTTGACCACGCTGACCGGCCAACGGCCGACCGGGTTTCGCATCCCGGCCGGCAACGGTGCGCCGGGGTTTATCGAGGCGTTGCGGGATCAAGGTATCCGCTGGTCTTCGTCGTGGCGAGGCGATGATTTGCCGTTCTCTCACCCTACGGCGCCCGAGGTGATCGAGTTGCCGCTGCATTACGAACTGGAAGACGAACCTTACTTCGCCTTCAACCTCAGCCCGGCCGTGCCACCGGCGCAATCGCGAATCGCCTCCTACAGCCATACCCTGGGCAACCTGCAAATGGACTTCGCCGGGTTTCACCGATTCGGCCTGTGTTACGTACTGCGACTGCACCCGGAAATCATCGCAACGCCAGGACGCATCGGCGTGTTGCGCGAGTTGCTGGAAGGGATTCAGCAGCACAACGACGTTTGGATCGCCACGGCGGGCGAAGTATCGAAGTGGTGGGCGGATTCGGCGGCGGCTGTGGCCGAAGATCACCCGGCGGCTGTTTACGAGCGGCATTATCGGGATTACGGGGTATGA
- a CDS encoding polysaccharide deacetylase family protein, with protein MSSSPQPTWPDQHKACLALAFDLDGPTGDAMLNGSIWHKPEYFGFGGYGPYRALPRILDLLDAFQIPTTFFVPAWVVENWPKQCQAIVERGHEVAYHGYKHESFYALTLDQQKDVMKKSREVFWKHLNIRAEGFRTPSGDWRAETPAMLVEAGVTYSSSMRGDDRPYLVNVPGFDTPLVEIPGRWEMDDYASLAYTRAPDFPSGLDRTASYELTLDNWRREYDGAMNEGLCLTTLFHPKITGKPGRILLLEKLFDHMRQRDDVWFATCRDVAQWWLKEHHHG; from the coding sequence ATGTCCTCCTCACCCCAACCCACCTGGCCCGACCAGCACAAAGCCTGTCTCGCCCTGGCCTTCGACCTCGATGGCCCCACCGGCGATGCGATGCTTAACGGCTCGATCTGGCACAAGCCCGAGTACTTTGGCTTCGGCGGGTACGGGCCCTACCGCGCCCTGCCGCGAATCCTCGATTTGCTCGACGCGTTCCAGATCCCGACAACGTTCTTCGTCCCGGCCTGGGTCGTGGAGAACTGGCCGAAACAGTGCCAGGCGATTGTCGAGCGCGGGCATGAGGTGGCGTACCACGGCTACAAACACGAATCCTTTTACGCCCTGACGCTGGATCAGCAAAAGGACGTGATGAAGAAATCCCGCGAGGTGTTCTGGAAGCACCTGAACATCCGCGCCGAAGGTTTTCGCACGCCGTCCGGCGACTGGCGCGCCGAAACCCCGGCGATGCTGGTGGAGGCCGGCGTGACCTATTCCAGCAGCATGCGCGGCGATGACCGCCCGTACCTCGTCAATGTTCCCGGCTTCGACACACCGCTGGTGGAAATCCCCGGCCGTTGGGAAATGGACGACTACGCCTCCCTCGCCTACACCCGTGCGCCGGACTTCCCTTCCGGGCTGGACCGCACCGCAAGCTACGAGCTGACCCTGGACAACTGGCGCCGCGAATACGACGGCGCCATGAACGAAGGGCTGTGCCTGACCACCCTGTTCCACCCCAAAATCACCGGCAAACCGGGACGCATCCTGTTGCTGGAAAAACTCTTCGACCACATGCGCCAGCGCGATGACGTGTGGTTCGCCACCTGCCGCGATGTCGCCCAGTGGTGGCTGAAGGAGCATCACCATGGTTGA
- a CDS encoding ABC transporter substrate-binding protein, with the protein MKNFVIPAVLAGLMASSVTFAAELPASIKAKGEIVVAIMPNYPPMDFKDPATNTLTGLDYDLGNALAERLGVKIKWQETGFEQMINALTTDRVDMVLSGMTDTVERQASVTFVDYFTSGPQFYTLQKNKDTNEITDLCGKKVGTSRRTTFPAEIAEYSKAHCEAAGKPAIVVVGTEGSADARAQLRQSRIDAAMQGSETLSYLKTQEKDTYKTVGQPISVQFSGMGLSKKKPELSEAVKVALQSMIDDGSYQTILKKWDLELGAIKTVTINAGK; encoded by the coding sequence ATGAAGAATTTCGTTATTCCAGCAGTACTCGCCGGCCTGATGGCTTCCAGCGTCACGTTTGCCGCCGAGTTGCCGGCCAGCATCAAGGCCAAGGGCGAGATCGTCGTAGCGATCATGCCGAACTATCCGCCGATGGATTTCAAAGACCCGGCCACCAACACCCTGACCGGTTTGGACTACGACCTGGGCAACGCCCTGGCCGAGCGCCTGGGCGTGAAGATCAAATGGCAGGAAACCGGCTTCGAGCAAATGATCAACGCGCTGACCACTGACCGCGTCGACATGGTCCTGTCGGGGATGACCGACACTGTCGAACGTCAGGCCAGCGTGACCTTCGTCGACTACTTCACCAGCGGCCCGCAGTTCTACACCTTGCAGAAAAACAAGGACACCAACGAGATCACCGACCTGTGTGGCAAGAAAGTCGGCACCAGCCGACGCACCACCTTCCCGGCGGAGATTGCTGAATACAGCAAGGCTCACTGTGAAGCAGCCGGCAAACCGGCGATTGTGGTGGTCGGCACTGAGGGCTCGGCGGATGCCCGTGCGCAACTGCGTCAGAGCCGGATCGATGCGGCGATGCAGGGTAGCGAGACCTTGTCGTACCTGAAGACTCAGGAAAAGGACACCTACAAAACCGTAGGCCAACCGATTTCCGTGCAGTTCTCCGGCATGGGTTTGAGCAAGAAAAAGCCTGAGCTGAGTGAAGCGGTGAAAGTGGCGTTGCAGAGCATGATCGATGACGGCAGCTACCAGACCATCCTGAAGAAATGGGACCTGGAACTGGGTGCGATCAAAACGGTGACCATCAACGCCGGCAAATAA